Part of the Triplophysa rosa linkage group LG3, Trosa_1v2, whole genome shotgun sequence genome, ATCTTAGttggactgtaaaataaactgtttcCACTTACAACATTTCTTATGTCCCTTGTGTAGCAGTGCTGGTCACATGTTAAAACCAATTACAGGCATTAACTATGGGACTAATCAGTATTTGCCTGGCGGTGTATATAAACCTGTGGTCTATGTCACCAGTCACATGGTCGAAAACCTGCCCCTTCCAGATGTCGCTATGAATAATGGAGTGTGATGACGTGCCAGATTGATGTTGCACGAAATGTGCCGACGGTCCTCACAGCTCTGTGCCCTTAACGCACTTGTTTATTGCAGTTTGATTTGGCGGTGGGTTGAGATGTACTGTGTGTAAAGTGCTGCTGTTTCTCAGTGCTGTGTGCCGTCAAGGCTCCCACGCGGTCAACTTTGATGGTTATATACAGGGCCGTCGCTAGTGGGGTGAAAGGTGGGGACAATTCTGGGGGCCCCCACCGCCCAGGGGGCCCCACAAAATCCAGGAATTATACTATATAGGCCCATGTTCTGTGAATAATTCTAATATTTTCATGGAGAACCGCTCATGTTGGAAGCCTCAGTCTcttagtttatttttttgatGTATGTTTGTTTCTTGGCTTATGATATTTGTTCCCCATTTTAACTGACTTGACCAAATCATTTTAACTTCaataaaaattgaatatttttgtATGGTAACTTGCGCCTCttaccatttttctttttttgttttaagtggACTAGACGTGTGTGCTTCCTTGAATTGTTTTTCCCTATTAATTTAGGGTGGCGTAGTCATTACGAGTGGCCACTTGCtacactttttttgcacattcaGTAGCCTgattttcacaagcagggtcaccTCATTCTGTATAGTGCACATTTGCACCTTGTTTTGAATTCATAGTCATTTGCATTGAGCCTGTCTCTGCTTTCTACCTTATAACTTGGTACTCTATGGCCCAGTTTCAcaaacaaggcttaaggctagtaccagactaaaataaatgtgtgacctgtcttaactcaatataacttgttatatataatatatattaaatattatatatatattaaatataatatgcCCAgcaatatcttaaaatatgtcagtgccattgttttgtctcaagatccACAGCAGTAATGTgctcttctaaggcatttttataaaagcgacataaatatcttgatTCAacaaaggcatagtcctggtttaagctaagccgtgtctgtgaatcCAGGCCTATATGTCTTTGATGTATATACACaattacatatatatttatattcacgCATTTGCACTTCTAGTAGATAAATATTGGTCAGGAGTCTTCTCCTACTTCTGgtatcatttacatattttattaaactttgaaattgaaattatatagcTGAACCAAATTTTTTTCTCTCTGACTCAGTCCTTCTCTTTCGAGTAGGTGAAGCTTGCAGCATGTCCATGTAGCAGCTGACAGATAAAAAGTTTTCTGTAGATGTTTGTTGTATcgttatttattaatatatatgtatGCAGTCTTGAATCTACCCCACAATAAACCACAAAGCAGTGTCATGTTTCCTTATTCCAGAAATTAGGCAAGCAGAGTACAAACAGTACCCTCAAGTGATGGTATTTGGAAACAAATACTGAGTCAATGAATATACTGTAGAGCTGGAAAAGGCACACAtagataaacaaacaaattgacAAGGAAGAgggtaaaattaaattaataaaaattattgGTTTGATGATTTTCTGAAAAAATGtatgacatttttgtttattataattgACATGGATAAGTCTTGCACAATAGGTCTCCAAATACATATGTTCCACACAAATCAACAGGAACAACAGAAAGATGAGAATTTTCTTGTTTGGGTAAATTTCTTAAGTACAAACTATTCACATCAATATTTAATTCATATCAACAGTAAAAATCAAGGTAAATAGTATACATCGCTACATTACGCAGTTTAAGCTTTCGGACGCAGCCCATTACTCACTAAAAATCTTCCTGTCTCAATTCTTCATTCTTGTGTGCATAGGGTGGCCTAAGGTTTGACATCAGTCATAAAatcaatacatacatactgcaCATCTCGAAGTTGCcataaatgcatttgttttgaaatgaagcgaatGAGAATTTAGCCGTCTAAGTTATGGGTATGGCCTATATGCAGAATACAACTGAATAGAGGAATGTATGAATGCGTGTAAACCAGCATCCAAATCTACTAACGTTATGAGCAACTTGTGCATTCTGCTAAACATCTTGTGTATTTCACGTGTTAAGGGTGGGTAAGGCATGCATTTGGGTGAAGTGTGTCCTTTAAAGAGTATTGTACACCTGTGTGAAGAACAGGTGGGGAATGTGCGGTGATAAATGAGTAACGTGATATTTTCTCCTCTATCTGCTGCTAATGAACCTGCACACATAAAATAAAGACGGAAATAAAGACGTTTTACTCAGAGGACACCCAGTGACTGTGTATGAAAACCTAGCGAGCAGACAACACAGATAACAGCATATTTGGCTTTCTACGATTCCTGTAAACCTGTTTTTTAACGCTGTGATGTCGTATAACGTTAACATTAAACGCGGCCGGCAGTCTTTCCTGATATAATTCGCTAGACTTCCTACCAGCTTTTGTAATCAGTCTatataaaaatcaaataaatcaaaaacaaaCTTTGAAATGATTTACTTCTCAGGCCAACTTGATGTACGCACACTTTACATTAAATGAATATTGAACTTCGTTTAGTATCCACACACTTTTGTTATGAAACCTTTATCAAACTAGAGGAAACTTCACCATCATTCACAGTGAGGACTGAAAACTAACACTCGCGACACAAACACGCTATTTACTGAGCTCctcagcaaaaaaataaaacataaaatgttgtgTAAACTTACCTAGGATCCGTGCTGCTTTGTTTTAAGAGTTCGGAGTTGTATGTTGTAAACCGTTCCCCGCTGGATGTTAACAGACTCTTTTAGACGTGGCTATTAACAGTGATTGACAGATATGTGGGCGGAGCTATCCGCCTCTATAACTATTCTGTAAGATTATCTGCCATGGGAAAATCAAGCTCCTCCAATCTTGATGTAGGTGTACACTGgtagtatattatattatatatgtatcaacatattatatatttatcaacaaaatgacaaaactgacattttatttaaaaaaatgtttgcaatGGAATACTTGAACTGAACAATGATCACCAGGAGCCAGCAAGAGCTATAAGTGGCACACTCTGTCAAAAATGGTTGAAtgtaccagaaaaaaaacattgcatctGCATCCTGTCCATTGTGCCAAACGTCCTGAGCTTGATCTCCTTGGTGGAAATGCAGAATAAAAACCTTTTTTCTATTATCTCTATTATCAAGATCTGTCTAAAACAAGGGAAAGTATCCCAGATGGTTTTAGAGTAGTgagtgaaaaataaaatgtcactACAAAGGGTGTTGTGACATTTTTAATGGTATTATTGTGTTAAGAACATTCTAGTAAACATCTCTGTAATTATTTAAAAGTGGCTACAAGTTTAAAAACATGGCAAGTTGTGAGGCAAATTTCTCAAGAATCTGTGAAATATTTGGTTTGATAGCATCCATATATATTGTTTGCTTCTGATACGCAGACAGGGTTTGTTTAATAACTTACTCCAATATAGGCTTTAAACCAAGTGCGCAATAATGTAATTATGCTTTTACTAATATTATGAAATTTTCTTTAGCACAAGAATGTCTAACAGTATGTATTACTCCTCTGCTGGTGTAATcaataatgcaaaaaatgtcATCTGACTGTATATTGATAAGACAAAAATGTCCTGCGAACTGTTCATTATATTTGTGGGTTTTCAAAATCAAACAGAAACAGAATGCATACTTCTGATGTAACATAACAATCACAAAACATTGATACAGTAGTTCAAGTAACATTTGGCTTGAGCTTGAAGAACTTAAAACCAGAAAAACCTAAGTTTCTACAAACATCCTATTGGGAGTCTCCTGTAAATGTAGTTAAAATGGACAAATGGAGAAATTTATGCACATAGCTGAACTTGAAAttacaaatataacaaattCAAAGTCCTCATATTGTAAAGTTATTTCCCAAATGACAAtcacacataaaaaacacacaattgaACAACACTGGTCAGATCAAATGTTGTGCTGTTTAAATGGTAGTACTTTAGTGGTTGGTATGACCTGATTCTGAAAAACAAAGGTTTGAATGTGCTGGAAAATCCAGAGAAAGATTAGCAATACACTGACATACTGAATCCAAGCAAACTTCACTGTTTCCCAAAAGCCCAGACGATAAGTAGAGGAAACGGTCAAGGAAATCAAACTTGATAAGATAAAAAGAACCATAAGTGGAAGAGTCTAGGAATGCAGAACTCAGGAAATCTTCAGGTCCAAGACATTTGCTTCATACAGAACTGATATGTGGATctcaaattttaaaaaatcatgatgcaaaattttctattatttgttatGCATTAAAGTTATAGaaccttttttattactttataagAAACTACATTTTTGATGGTTGAGGGTTTAACTTTAAACCCAGGGGCCAGTTGTTCAAAATGTTTGATCTGGATCAGAATGATCTGGATTTGGAAATCCCATGTTTTGCTATCCAGGATCAGATCATCCATTTTActtttgtgctgtttttttaagaCAAACTGGATACACACTTTTTCATATTACCAAATCGGGATTTCTAGTGCTCTAGCTCAAATCCTAAAGGGAGTCGGGACATGGtgatggaaaaaaataagagatggGAAACaagaaatatatactgtatatttcaatgcattgtcatttttagcaTTGTGTTCACcagagagatttgcatttaccCACAAAGAACTACTTTTGTCTGGTTCATCAGTAATGATTGTACCAATGTACTGTAGTTTACAAATAGtgataaaaacactttaaaattaaattggGATTATTTTATGCTGCCAAAATCTGTGTTTCTTTACTGTCAGCTACTGAAAATCTTAAAAGGAAACCTGATGTTTTTTACTTTAACAGTTAAACTTATAAagagaaaaatacaaatataatatctATGTGTATTACATGatatacattttgcatttttgtccAGTTGCCAAGTTAAAACATTTTCTGCTCTTTGatccaaaaagaaaacaagattatACTGATCCCACCCTTCTGCTGGGATCAGTATAATCCTGTTTTTTGGATCAAAGGTGTCCCGATTTTACTAAAAAGCTTTGAACAACACAAACTGACGATTTGATCCAGATCAAAACCTAGATTGGATTTAATCCAATCCAAATTCTCAATCCCTTTATTGCTTTTGAACAACccatttttaagattttatccAATCCGATAGCCGCAATCCAATCAGATTACTTTTGAACAACCGGCCCCAGATAACTGATATCAGTAAACAAAACGAAACCTTAGACCAAATAACCATTTAAATCAGTAAAGGCCCTTGTTGATAAAGGAAAGTGTTGCATTCAAACTCCCTCTGGGTAAATACATTTACACGTAATCTgtaaaacagcatgtttggcaCTAGCAGATATGATAAGATTGGcactgtttaaataaaaacactaacTTTAACGCTCATTAGGTTTCACTagacaaaataaatacactACGACAAACATACACAGAGACAGTATGTAAAGGATATGTGATGGTGTCTACTGGGTAGTTTATCTGTGTTCTTATCTGGAACGGAGTATTTGCCGCTCTGCCAACTGTCCACACTGGAACAGCACCGGAAAGTTGAGTAGTCACTGTGTTGGAGAGATGTTGTTATCCATGAAAACAAGATGGTAGGAAACAGAATTCCATGAATTCCatcagtaaaaaaacaacacaaccacAAACCTGTAATGTATAAACTATCCTACTGTACTAGTTTGCTCAAAATAcaactttttgaaaaatgaaatatggCTCCTTTAagaatgaagaaataaaaaatgaaaaactttgaTATTACACTGAAATAAGCAATTAATTTCACAGGTTCCAGAATATAGTAACTTTCCTCTTCAGCAAAGGCATTGagaaatatacagtagataACCTTAATAATACATCTGCAAATGTTGTTGATAATGATATTTTCTGGATGTTTGAactaacattttgtttttctcagaATAGGGTTCATAATCTTACAGTTTCTCTTCTGATAGAGTCCAATAATGTTGGCCAGGTCATAAGAACTTGCAAATGGGCTGGATGCATCAATCACTGATACCTAGTCACGCAAGAGAGGgagcaaataaaatatatactacaTTTATCTACATGTtctatacacaaataaagtatTGCATAAAAAGCTTCTTAATTTTTAGTAATAGGGCTGTTTGTTTTAGGATGCCCctttaatgtaaatgcaaagTAATTTACATGTCAATGTTCTATTTTGCGTCTACCTGTTGACATTGACAACAGTGCATAAAACATTATTCAAAGCCAACCAGGTACAGTCGAACTTTTGACcatattcatattcattcattcaactgCAGTTGTAAAAGGAATATTTTATTGCAACTTTAATGCATcatctttgtattttttgtttgttgttcatAGACACCCACGTTGTAGACAGCATGTACCCCTCGGTGAGGAAGAGGAGTTCGCTGGTGAAGCCTTAGATCTGCACTGATGAACAGCTGAGAACCTGGCACAGATGAGGAATGCTGAACAAATGCAAGGGTCTGCATTGCAACGGTAGACATCCTCTAGAaagatagatagatggataaACAGACAGATGCATATATTGCAGAACACAGACAGGCAAAttgttgtatactgtatatgaatgcACTGGATACACACAAACAGCTGATATGTGAACGTGAGCAGCAGCTGGATGGTAAACATCTGCTCTTCTGGTTTAAGCGGGATGTTAATCTGGAGATTAAGAAAATCTGATTTCCCATCCTGGTTTCTGTCCTCCTCCTGAACCTGAGCAATAAACAAGTATAATGTATAAAACATTAGTACATGTATGCACACATTCcactgggaatcaaacccaaaACCTTGGCCATACTCTACCAGTTAAGCTACAGGAACACCAACTGCTTCCATACCGTAACTATTTAGAGAAAGAGGTTATGATGTAATCCAACACTTCAGCACTCACAGATACCGAAGGTATGCGCAAATTATCTCCGACTAGTCGATTAAAGTTAGGAAATGTGCTCCATGCCACATAATTCCCTGCTGTGTTTGTTGCTCCTATCAGGATCATGTCATACTGAAACTGAACGACGGGCTGCTCTTCATATGTGCTTCTCTTCAGCCAGAAGCCtggttaaaaaaacactttattttaatacaactttaGCAATGGGAAATATTTGCCCAGGGGGAATGTACCTTACCTTGACTTCTGTAAGCCACGAGAAGAGGTGAAATGTACGTGAGGCATAAAACGACCATCACAAAAAGTGTTGCTCTCgtgcaaatatttgttttgtatctTACTAAAGCGGGATGAGAGTAAGCCTCGTAAAAAGCCATTATTAACAATTTCACAAAAAATATAACCCCCCAATCACGTCACAACGTGGCTGCTGTCCATGCGAATGCATTGATAAACAAACAGCAAGCAAAAAGGCAAATAGTTTAAACttctgaataaataacaaaaacgaATTCTTCTATTACTTCTGCGAAGAGCAAAATATGAATGACTGGTTTAGTCTAATGTAGACAAAACGTACTAACGTTTCAGTTCCCGTGACGAAGCGTCATCTGTTTACCATAGCAACTGCGCGAATCTCGGCCTTATGCGAAGCACGTACATGATCATTATTAGGAAATAAAGAATTGTAATCAGTCTTcaaataacaagacaaaaaaacattacatttcaaaAAACGTGGCCGTGATAATGGTGCAGCTAAATCAACAAATCTGTACGGCAAATCGAGCGCGACACCCCTCGGTTCGAGCAGATGGTACGGCCCGGTTGTGACGTCACCACTGGAGAGGGTAGTTTGCTCCCGAGGTGACGTCATTACGTCTGGTTCGGAGGCGAATGTTGCTGCATTTGTTGACGTTTTAGTTTTAAGGTTTATTCGCCTTTAATCTTTATATATTTCACTGTCAGGTCGCTCGTCGAAAAAGACACCTGCAAACATGAAGTGGATGTTTAAAGAGGATCATTCATTGGGTAATTTATCTGAAATGTGTCGCTGATATTAAAATGGCCTATCAGatttgtgttgttattattatttgtgttgttattattattgatcTATTTGTTTGTTCTCGTATTCTCTTGCTCATTTGATCTACAAACGTCTCGATCTACAAAAGTCTCTCGaagacttttatttatttggttatGTCAGGCCTTCATCAAAGGGAtattaataacaacaataaattgAGCTCATACTGTGTGGGACAGTGTCTCTTGTTTTGCTTTCAATTTAGCTTGTCGTTTATTTACCAGCAATACAGATGTATTCATGTGGCGTAAATAGTGAGACGTCTAATGCCTAAAAGATACTGAAGTGTCAAACGATGAAAAGACGCCTTGTTCATATACTCCTGACGATTGtaaccaatcaaaatgcaggtttaaacattcattaatattcatgatgTGAAAAGCACTGTATTCTGAGCTTGCATGTAGACTGATGGATGTGTTTTCTGCTTTCAGAGCACAGGTGTGTGGAGTCTGCCAAAATCAGGAACAAATACCCAGACAGAGTTCCTGTGAGTatgaataaaacaattcaaCAATTACAACACGTAGGGCTTGTTTTCACGTGTACGTGTAcgtgtaaaatcatttttaattagttGGTAATGCCAGGTCACAGTGACAAAAGATGATGTCACTAAAAACTTTACAGTTTAGTAGCTTCTGCTACAGATACACAAGGACTTTTGTTGCAATGGTCAGCATTGCAAATGAAATGATTAACCAGCTTGACTCATTTCAATACtgttataaagcatttttacaaAGAATAGTGCCTCCAGTAAATCTTACAGATTTATACAGTACGAGACAAACCTTAGTGATGCAATCACATgatgatatatttttattgttattttttgaaGATACTTACAAAAAAAGATGTCATTCATAATTACTCTTGAGATTTCAcagtgggttagggtaaagaaataaaacaaatgatccTGCTGTCACAGTCCCAGCTGGCTAggtcaaaaaaatatttacatgacTAAGATTTATTTGTACTTTTGATTAATTGTCCCTTTGTCAGATTACATCTGGTACTTAGGGCATGGGGACACTTGGTGATATTGTTGTTGGATTTAATGTTAATATGTGATTTAATATAAAGAGCGGATAAGTGTGCAGCTGCTgcaattgttttttaataaattacgATTGTTtaacgcaaagaattgtgggatATCGACATGGGCATACAGCAAACATAACATTTATTCAGAGCAATTTTTGAAGGGGATACAAATAATACAGCCAAAAATGTACTTGTAAGGACACAGAGGAAAGGc contains:
- the tmem231 gene encoding transmembrane protein 231 codes for the protein MAFYEAYSHPALVRYKTNICTRATLFVMVVLCLTYISPLLVAYRSQGFWLKRSTYEEQPVVQFQYDMILIGATNTAGNYVAWSTFPNFNRLVGDNLRIPSVSVQEEDRNQDGKSDFLNLQINIPLKPEEQMFTIQLLLTFTYQLFVCIQCIHIQYTTICLSVFCNICICLFIHLSIFLEDVYRCNADPCICSAFLICARFSAVHQCRSKASPANSSSSPRGTCCLQRGCL